From Flavobacterium sp. 102, a single genomic window includes:
- a CDS encoding TonB-dependent siderophore receptor, with protein MKKTVRAVAILALLNTCAYAQEQDSTNVNRLKEVVISDTKFAQRQEKSGKIIEVISAKDLEKKSGQSLATVLSQVTGVEINGNQSANGKNLGYYIRGGKNRQVLILIDGIPVTDASGISLEYDLRLLPVEQIERIEVMKGAASTLYGTGAATGVINITLKKSTKKVIEGNAYLNIGSNNTSDNEKYNGQDFNQGISVNGNYKRVNYFAGFNSTETGNMSQIASPSESVEYEDDRFSRQNVIAKFGYKATDKLTLDFFGNYDKLKNGFDLTFDNTGFNDTNVNTTTSEQVRFGFSPKFKYNKGEFVLNSGFTRIARDYSELNTFSGTTDYSLYESRSVVVDGFNKYNISKDLTVILGVNYQFNDMLGQTPFSTIDEKATKFNILDGYTTLVYGFDFGLNINAGARLNNHSAYGNNFVYNFNPSYNFKTSFPLKLVASYSTAYITPSLYQLYSEYGNAELTPEKNATLEAGFETQLFDKKVKLDAVAFYRDQTNSFDFFFDNNTFEAYYVNIDGKNKAKGVETEVTFDLTSKLRVNANYTFTQVDKALDRLIPKHKVNAGLDFQPTPRTLFNVNYQYFDARNDAFFDGNTFGTTIVKLDSYQLVNALAKYELIKSRLTVFGSVTNILNEEFVENIGYSTRGRNFKLGLNIVL; from the coding sequence ATGAAAAAAACAGTTAGAGCAGTAGCTATTTTGGCTTTGCTAAACACTTGTGCTTATGCGCAAGAACAGGATTCTACCAATGTGAATCGATTGAAAGAAGTGGTCATTTCTGACACCAAATTTGCGCAGCGCCAAGAAAAATCAGGAAAAATTATAGAAGTGATTTCGGCTAAGGATTTAGAGAAAAAGTCTGGGCAAAGTTTGGCCACGGTTTTATCCCAAGTAACCGGCGTTGAAATCAACGGAAACCAATCGGCAAATGGGAAAAACTTAGGGTACTACATTCGCGGTGGTAAAAACAGACAAGTTTTAATCTTGATAGACGGAATTCCGGTGACAGATGCTTCGGGTATTAGTTTGGAGTATGATTTGCGTTTGCTTCCGGTAGAACAAATAGAAAGAATTGAGGTCATGAAAGGTGCGGCGAGTACACTTTATGGAACCGGTGCCGCAACCGGAGTGATTAATATCACTTTAAAAAAATCGACTAAAAAAGTGATTGAAGGCAATGCTTACCTTAATATTGGTTCCAATAATACTTCTGATAATGAAAAGTATAACGGACAAGATTTCAACCAAGGGATTTCGGTAAACGGAAACTACAAAAGAGTCAATTACTTTGCCGGATTCAACAGTACCGAAACCGGAAATATGTCTCAAATTGCTTCGCCAAGCGAATCGGTGGAATATGAAGATGACCGATTTTCAAGACAAAATGTGATTGCTAAGTTTGGTTATAAAGCGACTGATAAATTGACTTTAGATTTCTTTGGAAACTATGACAAGTTAAAAAATGGCTTTGACTTAACTTTTGACAATACCGGTTTTAATGATACTAATGTGAATACCACTACTTCAGAGCAAGTTCGTTTTGGTTTTTCTCCGAAATTCAAATACAACAAAGGTGAGTTTGTGCTCAACTCTGGTTTTACCAGAATTGCTCGTGATTATAGTGAATTGAATACTTTTTCAGGCACAACTGATTATTCTTTGTACGAGTCGAGAAGTGTGGTTGTTGATGGTTTTAACAAATACAATATCAGCAAAGATTTAACCGTAATTCTGGGTGTGAATTATCAATTTAATGATATGTTGGGGCAAACTCCGTTTTCAACTATTGATGAGAAAGCGACAAAGTTCAACATTCTTGACGGTTACACGACTTTGGTGTATGGTTTTGATTTTGGTTTGAACATAAATGCCGGAGCGAGATTGAACAATCACAGTGCGTATGGTAATAATTTTGTGTACAATTTTAATCCGTCTTATAATTTCAAAACAAGCTTTCCTTTGAAATTAGTGGCTTCATATAGCACGGCTTATATTACGCCAAGTTTGTACCAATTGTATTCAGAATATGGCAATGCCGAGTTAACGCCGGAAAAAAATGCAACACTTGAAGCAGGTTTTGAAACGCAATTGTTTGATAAAAAAGTGAAATTGGATGCGGTGGCTTTTTATCGTGATCAAACCAATTCGTTTGATTTCTTTTTTGACAACAATACGTTCGAAGCTTATTATGTGAACATTGATGGGAAAAACAAAGCCAAAGGAGTTGAAACCGAAGTAACTTTTGATTTGACTTCTAAATTAAGGGTTAATGCCAATTATACTTTTACGCAAGTGGACAAAGCATTAGATCGATTGATTCCAAAACACAAAGTCAATGCAGGTCTTGATTTTCAACCAACGCCAAGAACTTTATTCAATGTAAATTACCAATATTTTGATGCTAGAAACGACGCGTTTTTTGATGGCAATACTTTTGGTACTACCATTGTGAAATTGGATTCATACCAATTGGTAAATGCTTTAGCAAAATATGAATTAATCAAGAGCCGATTGACTGTTTTTGGTTCGGTTACTAATATTTTAAACGAAGAATTCGTGGAAAATATCGGTTACTCCACTCGAGGAAGAAATTTCAAGTTGGGGTTGAACATTGTTTTGTAG
- a CDS encoding T9SS type A sorting domain-containing protein produces MLISANYNNQIAKNLLGNYFKIDSNNDGEIQVSEALQVSYIYLEPYNIASIEGINSFTNLVTFNCTSNGIGFLTLNGLVNLESLTANYCNLTGFSITNCPNLEAINFNYNFLTNADFSSFTQLQSIGCNNNNLTSINVSGLTNMTSLACTYNQLTAIDVQGLTNLNALHCNNNQITSLNLDGLQNLQSVQCSYNALTSISLTGCSYLQYIYASYNQLTFVDANQCTALLNLSLINNTPLEAILIKNGRTENVGLNGNTNIRYVCCDDFEINSVTSNVSLYSPNFEINTYCTFVPGGTYYTIQGNNRFDVNNNGCTVSDSVYPNFKINFSLGSITSTLIPNSTGNYSIPVGTGTFTLTPIGYNPNYFNVSPTTATVTFPTQASPAIRNFCITPNGIHKDVEVILIPLNFAVPGFIGNYKLVYKNNGNVTVDGTIKFNYNTNGIVQNLVSSNPTVFSSNATEIIWNYSNLQPFETREILFSMQLNSPFQIPPVNADDQLNLNAEITPLSDDEFTPDNYFYLKQLVRNSFDPNDKTCLEGSTIPPDMVGKYVHYLIRFENTGTAEAQNIVVKDIIDTNRFDVNSLTPISGSHSFETRISNTNRVEFIFENINLPFDDATNDGYVAFKIKTKPNLVVGNSFSNSVNIYFDYNFPIVTNNYTTTIQNPLEINQNELPSIRFYPNPVKDILHFNTTENVMKITVYDVAGRIVSSNAVIENKIDLSGLKNGNYILKIDTETGTMHTKLIKE; encoded by the coding sequence ATGCTCATATCTGCTAATTATAACAATCAAATAGCTAAAAATTTATTGGGGAATTATTTCAAAATTGATTCAAATAATGATGGTGAAATTCAAGTGAGCGAAGCTTTACAAGTAAGCTATATTTATTTAGAACCTTATAATATTGCTTCAATAGAAGGCATCAATAGCTTTACTAACTTAGTCACTTTTAATTGTACTTCAAACGGCATCGGTTTTTTAACCTTAAATGGTTTGGTAAATCTAGAATCGTTGACGGCAAACTATTGTAACCTTACCGGTTTTTCTATAACAAATTGTCCCAACCTTGAAGCGATTAACTTTAATTATAACTTTCTAACCAATGCCGATTTTAGTTCGTTCACACAATTGCAAAGTATTGGGTGCAACAACAATAATTTAACTTCTATAAATGTATCCGGATTAACCAATATGACTTCTCTGGCCTGTACATATAATCAATTAACGGCCATCGATGTTCAGGGATTAACAAATTTGAATGCTTTGCACTGTAACAACAATCAAATAACCAGTTTAAATTTAGATGGATTGCAAAATTTGCAAAGTGTACAATGTAGCTATAATGCCTTGACATCAATTTCATTAACAGGCTGCAGTTACTTACAATATATTTATGCCAGTTACAATCAATTAACTTTTGTAGATGCGAATCAGTGTACTGCATTGCTAAACCTAAGTTTAATCAATAACACTCCATTAGAAGCCATACTTATAAAAAATGGAAGAACAGAAAATGTAGGTTTAAATGGCAACACCAACATCCGATATGTTTGCTGCGATGATTTTGAAATAAATAGCGTAACCTCTAACGTTAGTCTGTATTCTCCCAATTTTGAAATTAATACGTATTGTACTTTTGTTCCAGGAGGTACTTATTATACGATACAAGGAAATAATCGATTTGATGTCAACAATAATGGCTGTACTGTTTCAGATTCGGTGTACCCAAATTTTAAGATTAACTTCTCACTTGGAAGCATAACCAGTACATTAATACCCAACAGCACCGGAAATTATTCTATTCCGGTCGGCACAGGCACCTTTACGCTAACTCCGATTGGATATAACCCAAACTATTTTAATGTAAGTCCAACAACTGCTACGGTTACATTTCCAACTCAAGCATCGCCTGCTATAAGAAACTTTTGTATTACACCCAATGGAATCCATAAAGATGTAGAGGTTATTTTAATCCCTTTAAATTTTGCCGTTCCTGGTTTTATTGGAAATTACAAATTGGTTTACAAAAACAATGGAAATGTAACTGTCGATGGAACTATAAAATTTAATTACAATACCAATGGAATAGTTCAGAATTTAGTCTCTTCTAATCCAACGGTTTTTAGCTCAAATGCTACTGAAATCATTTGGAATTACAGCAATTTACAACCGTTTGAAACCAGAGAAATACTTTTTTCAATGCAATTGAATTCTCCTTTTCAAATACCACCCGTAAATGCCGACGATCAATTAAATTTAAATGCCGAAATTACTCCTTTGAGTGATGATGAGTTTACCCCAGATAATTATTTCTATCTCAAACAACTGGTCCGTAATTCTTTTGACCCGAATGACAAGACGTGTTTAGAAGGCTCAACAATACCGCCCGATATGGTAGGGAAATATGTTCATTATCTTATTCGTTTTGAAAATACCGGAACAGCAGAAGCTCAAAATATAGTGGTAAAAGATATTATAGACACCAACAGATTTGATGTCAATTCACTGACTCCAATAAGTGGAAGCCATTCATTTGAGACCAGAATATCAAACACCAATAGAGTAGAATTTATCTTTGAAAACATCAATCTGCCTTTTGATGATGCTACTAACGATGGCTATGTGGCTTTTAAAATTAAAACAAAACCAAATTTAGTTGTTGGAAATTCTTTTAGCAATTCAGTCAATATTTATTTTGATTATAATTTTCCCATAGTAACCAACAATTATACAACTACAATTCAAAACCCATTAGAAATTAATCAAAACGAACTTCCAAGTATAAGGTTTTATCCCAACCCGGTTAAAGATATATTACATTTCAATACAACAGAAAATGTAATGAAAATTACAGTATATGATGTTGCCGGAAGAATAGTAAGTTCTAATGCCGTTATTGAAAACAAAATAGATTTAAGTGGCTTGAAAAACGGTAATTACATACTAAAAATAGATACCGAAACCGGAACAATGCATACTAAATTGATTAAAGAATAA
- a CDS encoding S41 family peptidase: MKNLLKTIFLLFLFVLPSGCEDMDDNAVPSELAVKDFVWKGMNLYYLWQEDVPDLADDRFANQTDLNDFLADFETPEGLFSALRVNNSIDRFSVIYSDYDVLEGVLSGNTLNNGMDYGLKHINGTTNVFGWVRYIIPNSDAATKDIQRGDVFYAVNGIPLTDDNYRTLLFSSNETYTINLASYSIDSNDFVTITPNGQSVTLTKTPLAENPILLSTVINQGAHNVGYLMYNGFYSSYENQLNAAFGNFQAQNVTDLVLDLRYNSGGSVSTATKLASMITGQFTGQPFAKQQWNAKAQAYFESNNPGSLTNKFVGGLNSLNLNKVYILTSNSSASASELVINCLKPYINVVQIGDTTTGKNVGSVTLYDSPTFAKQDVNPRHKYAMQPIVLKIVDKNGFGDYTAGIIPTTLLPENLGNLGILGNVDEPLLNAAINQIIASGKRLPEVPNFIERDFTDAKAINPLRSEMYVERK, translated from the coding sequence ATGAAAAACTTATTGAAAACCATTTTTTTGTTATTCCTTTTTGTGCTTCCCTCGGGATGTGAAGATATGGATGACAATGCTGTTCCTAGTGAACTTGCTGTAAAAGACTTTGTTTGGAAAGGCATGAACTTATACTATCTGTGGCAAGAAGACGTCCCTGATTTAGCGGATGACCGATTTGCCAATCAAACTGATTTAAATGATTTTTTAGCAGATTTTGAAACTCCGGAAGGCTTATTTAGTGCTTTACGTGTTAACAATTCCATTGATAGATTTAGTGTAATTTACAGTGATTACGATGTTTTAGAAGGTGTTCTTTCAGGAAACACTTTGAACAATGGAATGGATTATGGTTTAAAGCACATCAATGGCACTACTAATGTATTTGGTTGGGTTAGATATATTATTCCGAATTCTGATGCTGCTACTAAAGACATTCAGCGTGGTGATGTTTTTTATGCAGTTAATGGAATTCCATTGACCGATGATAATTATCGAACACTCTTATTTAGTAGTAATGAAACCTACACGATTAACTTGGCCAGTTATAGTATAGACAGTAATGATTTTGTTACTATTACGCCTAATGGCCAATCCGTTACTTTGACCAAAACGCCATTGGCTGAGAATCCTATTTTATTAAGTACCGTAATCAATCAAGGCGCACACAACGTCGGATATTTGATGTACAACGGTTTTTATTCCAGTTATGAAAACCAATTGAATGCGGCGTTTGGCAATTTTCAAGCACAAAATGTAACTGATTTGGTATTAGATTTGCGCTACAATTCAGGCGGTTCTGTAAGTACAGCTACCAAATTGGCGAGTATGATTACAGGACAATTTACCGGACAACCATTTGCCAAACAACAATGGAATGCCAAAGCACAAGCCTATTTTGAAAGCAACAATCCGGGAAGTTTGACTAACAAATTCGTAGGTGGATTGAATAGCTTAAATCTGAATAAAGTTTACATTTTAACCTCTAATTCTTCGGCCTCGGCAAGTGAATTGGTAATTAATTGTTTGAAACCTTACATTAATGTGGTACAAATTGGTGACACTACTACCGGAAAAAATGTAGGTTCAGTGACTTTATATGATTCACCTACTTTTGCCAAACAAGATGTAAACCCAAGACATAAATATGCCATGCAGCCTATAGTATTGAAAATCGTGGATAAAAATGGTTTTGGCGATTATACTGCCGGAATTATCCCAACGACTTTACTACCGGAAAACTTAGGAAACTTAGGGATTTTAGGCAACGTTGACGAGCCATTATTAAATGCAGCTATCAATCAAATCATTGCTAGTGGCAAACGTTTACCGGAAGTACCAAACTTCATAGAACGCGACTTTACTGATGCCAAAGCAATTAATCCTTTGAGAAGCGAAATGTATGTGGAAAGGAAATAA
- a CDS encoding RNA polymerase sigma factor, whose protein sequence is MNQNEFMLLVNPFKDKVFRMAKRLLVSTEEAEDATQEVLVKLWNKNESLDEYKSVEAVAMTMTKNYCLDQLKSKRASNMKIVHNNFTDREAGLQQKVEDRDTWNWVEKIMNNLPEQQKLIVQMRDIEEMEFEEIGKILEMNESAIRTALSRARKTIRENMIKTHHYGIG, encoded by the coding sequence ATGAACCAAAATGAGTTTATGCTACTCGTGAATCCGTTTAAGGATAAAGTCTTTCGAATGGCGAAGCGATTGCTCGTTAGTACGGAAGAAGCAGAAGATGCCACTCAGGAAGTTTTGGTGAAATTATGGAACAAAAATGAAAGTCTGGATGAATACAAAAGTGTTGAAGCTGTCGCAATGACAATGACCAAAAACTATTGTTTGGATCAATTAAAGTCGAAACGCGCCAGCAATATGAAGATTGTGCACAACAATTTCACCGACAGAGAAGCCGGTTTACAACAAAAAGTAGAAGATCGTGACACTTGGAATTGGGTAGAAAAAATAATGAATAACTTGCCAGAACAACAAAAATTGATTGTTCAAATGCGTGACATTGAAGAAATGGAGTTTGAAGAAATTGGCAAGATATTAGAAATGAATGAGTCGGCTATTCGCACGGCTTTGTCAAGAGCAAGAAAAACGATAAGAGAAAACATGATAAAAACACATCATTATGGCATTGGATAA
- a CDS encoding DUF4252 domain-containing protein yields the protein MRNLILTLVVILSTSTIFAQTVFDKFDNQDDITTVIVNKKMFTLLSKMKVEDKETQQYVNLIKKLDNLKVFVTTNDKKADEMKLVSDKYVKTSALEELMRINEKGKSVKIYVKSGATDSQVKELLMFVEGSGKEETVLMSLTGDFDLNELSVLTEKMKLPGGDDLKKASKGSKGPKGAK from the coding sequence ATGAGAAATTTAATTTTAACATTAGTAGTAATATTATCAACGAGTACCATTTTTGCTCAAACTGTTTTTGATAAATTTGACAATCAAGACGATATTACGACAGTAATTGTCAACAAAAAGATGTTTACTTTATTGAGCAAAATGAAAGTGGAAGATAAGGAAACCCAACAGTATGTCAATTTGATTAAAAAATTAGACAACTTAAAAGTATTTGTAACTACCAACGACAAGAAAGCAGATGAGATGAAATTGGTATCTGATAAATATGTTAAAACATCTGCTTTAGAAGAATTAATGCGCATCAACGAGAAAGGAAAAAGCGTAAAAATTTATGTAAAATCCGGTGCGACTGATTCACAAGTGAAAGAGTTGTTAATGTTTGTAGAAGGCAGTGGCAAAGAAGAAACTGTTTTGATGTCATTAACAGGCGATTTTGATCTGAACGAACTTTCGGTTTTGACAGAAAAAATGAAATTACCGGGCGGCGATGATTTAAAAAAAGCTTCTAAAGGATCAAAAGGCCCGAAAGGCGCAAAATAA
- a CDS encoding DUF4252 domain-containing protein → MKLIYFIAMLASMLLLSCNSEPSLQKYFVEKSEDKDFVALDVSPNIINVDKAKLTSDQKTALESFDKMNILAFKLDDKNKAQYEAESKKLTQILKGKEYQELMKVGSGKDGASISFVGDEDNIDEFILFGKKKDNGFAVVRILGNDMNPNNIMNMISILQSANIDMDQLKPLEALMKK, encoded by the coding sequence ATGAAACTTATTTATTTCATCGCAATGTTAGCTTCAATGTTGTTGCTGAGTTGCAATAGTGAACCAAGTCTTCAAAAGTATTTTGTAGAGAAGTCAGAGGACAAAGATTTTGTTGCCCTTGATGTATCCCCAAATATTATTAATGTTGACAAAGCTAAATTAACTTCTGACCAAAAAACAGCTTTGGAATCATTTGATAAGATGAATATTTTAGCTTTCAAATTAGATGATAAGAACAAAGCGCAATACGAAGCTGAAAGTAAAAAGCTAACACAAATATTAAAAGGCAAAGAGTATCAGGAGCTAATGAAAGTGGGTTCAGGTAAAGATGGTGCTTCAATCAGTTTTGTGGGAGACGAGGATAATATAGATGAGTTTATTTTATTTGGTAAAAAGAAAGACAATGGTTTTGCCGTTGTGAGGATTTTGGGCAATGACATGAATCCGAATAATATTATGAATATGATTTCCATCTTGCAATCTGCCAATATTGACATGGACCAATTAAAGCCTTTAGAAGCTTTGATGAAAAAATAA
- a CDS encoding sterol desaturase family protein encodes MLLHIIVFFATFCFMEFMAWFSHKYIMHGFLWNLHADHHKKDHDSWFERNDAFFIFYAVVSIGFFLLWQNNILEIGLAIGLGIFAYGLAYFTVHDIFIHQRFKLFRNANNRYAKAVRRAHKMHHKHIGKEQGECFGMLVVPFKYFKK; translated from the coding sequence ATGCTCCTACACATTATAGTTTTTTTTGCTACATTTTGCTTCATGGAATTTATGGCTTGGTTTAGTCACAAATACATTATGCATGGTTTTCTCTGGAATTTACATGCTGATCACCACAAAAAAGACCACGATTCTTGGTTCGAGCGCAATGATGCTTTCTTTATTTTTTATGCCGTTGTTAGCATTGGCTTCTTTTTACTTTGGCAAAACAACATACTCGAAATTGGTTTAGCAATCGGACTAGGAATTTTTGCTTACGGATTAGCTTATTTTACCGTTCATGACATTTTTATTCACCAAAGGTTTAAATTGTTCCGAAATGCCAACAATCGCTATGCAAAAGCTGTTAGAAGGGCGCACAAAATGCACCACAAACATATTGGCAAAGAACAAGGGGAATGTTTTGGAATGCTCGTTGTTCCGTTTAAATACTTTAAAAAATAA
- a CDS encoding phytoene/squalene synthase family protein — protein MKSIFDTISFDCSRNVTKSYSTSFSAAVKMLAPSIRQDIYNIYGFVRFADEIVDTFHDYNKEQLFDMFEKDLANALENKISLNPVLNSFQHTVHKYNIPQTMIAAFMKSMKLDLHKTEYKSYDEYNEYIYGSADVVGLMCLKVFVNGDNKKFTELEHSAMRLGSAFQKVNFLRDLKADYEDLNRTYFPNTDLSKLDEHSKNEIIKEIEADFQAGFEGILKLPLEAKFGVYTAYVYYKKLLSKLKKTPSMEIKNTRIRVPDYEKFGLLARCYVNYRLNLL, from the coding sequence ATGAAATCAATTTTTGACACCATATCTTTCGATTGCAGTAGAAACGTGACTAAATCATACAGCACGTCTTTTTCGGCAGCCGTAAAGATGTTAGCGCCGAGCATTCGTCAGGATATTTATAATATTTATGGGTTTGTTCGCTTTGCCGATGAAATTGTAGATACTTTCCACGATTACAATAAAGAACAACTTTTTGATATGTTTGAAAAGGATTTGGCGAATGCTTTAGAGAACAAAATCAGTTTGAATCCGGTGTTAAATTCCTTTCAGCATACAGTTCATAAATACAATATTCCCCAAACCATGATTGCGGCTTTTATGAAAAGTATGAAATTGGATTTACATAAAACCGAATATAAATCCTATGATGAATACAATGAATACATTTATGGTTCAGCCGATGTGGTTGGTTTGATGTGTCTGAAAGTGTTTGTCAATGGCGATAATAAAAAGTTTACTGAATTAGAACATTCGGCTATGCGATTGGGTTCTGCTTTTCAGAAAGTGAATTTTTTGCGAGATTTGAAAGCTGATTATGAAGATTTGAATCGAACTTACTTCCCAAATACTGATTTATCAAAGTTAGATGAACATTCCAAAAATGAAATCATCAAAGAAATAGAAGCCGATTTTCAAGCGGGATTTGAAGGGATTTTAAAATTACCTTTAGAGGCTAAATTTGGCGTATATACGGCTTATGTGTATTATAAAAAATTGCTGTCTAAGTTGAAAAAAACACCTTCGATGGAAATCAAAAACACTAGAATCCGAGTACCTGATTATGAAAAATTTGGACTTTTAGCTCGATGTTATGTCAATTATCGTTTAAACTTATTATAA